ATCCAGGTTCGAGGCTGGATCCCGCGATCAAGTCGCGGGACGACGAGTGAGTGTTTATCGCGGGACGACGAGTGAGTGTTTATCGCGGGACGACAAGTGAGTGTTTATCGCCGGAGGACGAATGAGTTGTGCCCTCCGGAGGACAACTGAGGCATTAAGTTACCAAGCAGGAACAGCCTCGCCTTGGAAAAGCTTCTTAGCTCTGTTAACTACTTCAGGAGAGTGGAGGGCATTCATTAGCTTTACGAACTTGGGATCATCTTTGTCCGCAGTTCTAATGACCACTATATTTGCATAGGGAGAATCAGAGCCTTCCACAAATAGCGCATTTTTGGAAGGGAGTAAACCGCCCATCATCGCATAATTGGTATTGATTACTGCCAAATCCGCATCGCTCAAAATACGAGGTAATTGGGCTGCGTCTAATTCTTTGATTTGGATATGTTTAGGATTATCGATGATGTCTTGAGAGGTTGCTTTTAAAGCAAGTCCGGGTTTTAGTTTTATCACACCTGCCTTTTCCAGCAGCATTAGAGCTCGTGCCTCATTACTCGGATCATTAGGAATGGCGACTATGGCGTTATCTTTCAGCTGGTCCAAATGCGCTATTTTGGTAGAGTAAATGCCCATTGGATAAATAAATGTTTTACCAATTGGCGATAATTTATAATGCTTGGCTGCGATAGTTTGTTCTAGATAGGGGAGATGTTGAAACATATTGGCATCAATACTACCGTCGGCCAAT
This genomic stretch from Gammaproteobacteria bacterium harbors:
- a CDS encoding MetQ/NlpA family ABC transporter substrate-binding protein, coding for MKKFGNLLFVFACTLILTCCSQSTKNNPNKIRVGTIAGPETSLMEVAQNVAAKEYGLDIDVVEFTDYVLPNQALADGSIDANMFQHLPYLEQTIAAKHYKLSPIGKTFIYPMGIYSTKIAHLDQLKDNAIVAIPNDPSNEARALMLLEKAGVIKLKPGLALKATSQDIIDNPKHIQIKELDAAQLPRILSDADLAVINTNYAMMGGLLPSKNALFVEGSDSPYANIVVIRTADKDDPKFVKLMNALHSPEVVNRAKKLFQGEAVPAW